The following are from one region of the Methanospirillum hungatei genome:
- a CDS encoding DUF3536 domain-containing protein, whose translation MNTINRYICIHGHFYQPPRENPWLEEIEVEESAFPFHDWNERVTAECYAPNAASRILGSDRRIIDIVNNYSNISFNFGPTLLSWLETHNPEVYSEILRADKDSLIKFSGHGSAIAQIYNHLIMPLACSRDKRTEIIWGIKDFVYRFGRIPEGMWLSETAVDIETLEMLAEHGIRFTILAPHQAKRIRRVGHQDWTYVTKDTLHIGMPYLCILPSGKKIAIFFYNAVIGAEAAFGHLLDNGETFAKRMIDSFPQNTDDPYLLSIATDGETYGHHHRFADMALAYALHDIESKKSAQITVYGEYLEKYPPTHEVAIAENTSWSCIHGVKRWEDDCGCRAMYACLISDTSVCYLLSSGSTSQHNIKPWNQKWRKPLRGAIQWLSTELARIYEHEMEGLFHEPWTIRDAYGELIINRSYDAIIAFFSNHAKRTPNPQEITRCLKLLEMQKNSLFMQTSCGWFFDDLAGIETIQILMYACRAIQISRDITGVDLEPDFLAQLSKATSNLSTLGNGKDIYEKYVQTSIFDINRVAFQFAITSLIGGIPDTTQVSMYDIYCNTFEQAETGTIKLAVGHAQFRSKSTLKESHLMFAALHMGGHNFMGGIRPFSHEKEYEEIKEDIWISYRKSDLPGMILQIDRHFDVHSYSLWHLFRDGKRKVLYNILDGVLLDIEYEYRQLYRRYSSLVTAMKELRISSPKALDFPIEYTLNRELITCIDAEMIDISRIAQILDDMNRGNYVPERKTLSVHAGRAILRSLEKIAEDPTNLLLIIEVNRLFTLLAPLSLTLDLWACQNTYHRIGEKMCPLMKEQMNIGDENAKRWVMEYSTLGEYLGIRCSL comes from the coding sequence GTGAATACCATAAACCGATATATCTGCATTCATGGACATTTTTACCAGCCTCCACGGGAAAATCCCTGGCTTGAGGAGATAGAAGTAGAAGAGTCTGCATTTCCCTTTCATGACTGGAATGAACGGGTTACAGCTGAATGTTATGCTCCAAATGCAGCATCCCGAATTCTGGGTTCTGACAGGCGGATTATTGATATTGTCAATAATTATTCAAATATCAGTTTTAATTTTGGTCCAACTCTTCTTTCCTGGCTTGAAACTCATAATCCGGAAGTATACTCGGAAATATTACGGGCAGATAAGGATAGTCTGATAAAATTTTCCGGTCATGGATCGGCTATAGCCCAAATATATAATCATCTCATTATGCCTCTTGCATGCAGTCGGGATAAGCGAACAGAGATAATCTGGGGAATTAAAGATTTTGTCTACAGATTTGGGCGGATACCCGAAGGAATGTGGCTTTCTGAAACTGCTGTTGATATCGAAACCCTGGAGATGCTTGCGGAACATGGCATCAGGTTCACTATTCTCGCCCCGCATCAGGCAAAGAGAATTCGAAGAGTCGGTCATCAAGACTGGACATATGTAACGAAAGATACACTTCACATTGGGATGCCATATCTTTGTATTCTTCCTTCCGGGAAAAAAATTGCCATATTTTTTTATAATGCAGTAATAGGAGCAGAAGCAGCATTTGGCCATCTTCTCGATAATGGCGAAACATTTGCTAAACGAATGATTGATTCATTTCCACAAAATACTGATGACCCTTATCTTTTGTCAATTGCTACTGATGGAGAAACCTATGGGCATCATCACCGATTTGCTGACATGGCTCTCGCATATGCACTTCATGATATTGAATCTAAAAAAAGTGCTCAAATAACAGTATATGGAGAATACCTCGAAAAATACCCTCCGACACATGAAGTCGCCATTGCAGAAAATACGTCCTGGAGTTGTATTCACGGTGTGAAGCGTTGGGAAGATGATTGTGGCTGTCGTGCTATGTACGCATGTCTGATTTCTGATACCTCAGTTTGTTATCTACTCTCATCAGGATCAACATCTCAGCATAATATTAAACCTTGGAATCAGAAATGGCGGAAACCCCTTCGGGGGGCGATACAATGGTTATCAACCGAACTTGCCAGAATATATGAGCATGAAATGGAGGGTCTTTTTCATGAACCATGGACAATCAGAGATGCATATGGCGAACTGATTATTAACCGATCATATGATGCAATAATTGCGTTCTTCTCTAATCATGCGAAAAGAACACCGAATCCACAAGAGATAACCAGGTGCCTGAAATTACTAGAGATGCAAAAAAACTCCTTATTTATGCAGACGAGTTGCGGATGGTTCTTTGATGATCTTGCTGGTATTGAAACTATTCAGATTCTTATGTATGCTTGTCGGGCCATTCAGATTTCCAGAGATATTACCGGAGTGGATCTGGAGCCCGATTTTTTAGCTCAATTATCAAAGGCAACCTCCAATCTTTCTACTCTTGGTAATGGAAAAGATATCTATGAAAAATATGTGCAGACCTCGATATTTGACATTAACCGGGTTGCATTTCAATTTGCAATTACTTCTCTTATTGGGGGTATACCAGACACCACGCAGGTGAGCATGTATGATATTTACTGCAATACTTTTGAACAAGCAGAGACAGGTACCATCAAGCTTGCTGTCGGACATGCACAATTCAGATCAAAGAGTACTTTAAAGGAATCCCACCTCATGTTTGCAGCTCTTCACATGGGAGGACATAATTTCATGGGTGGTATCAGACCCTTTTCACATGAAAAGGAGTACGAGGAAATCAAAGAGGATATCTGGATTTCTTACCGGAAGAGTGATCTTCCTGGAATGATTCTTCAGATTGACAGGCATTTTGATGTACACTCGTATTCTCTCTGGCATCTTTTTCGAGATGGAAAAAGAAAAGTTCTGTATAATATCCTTGATGGAGTTCTTTTAGATATAGAGTATGAATACCGACAGTTATATCGGAGGTACTCTTCTCTCGTGACTGCAATGAAAGAATTACGGATATCATCTCCGAAAGCTCTGGACTTTCCTATCGAGTACACTTTAAATCGGGAACTTATCACCTGTATCGATGCAGAAATGATTGATATATCTAGAATAGCACAGATCTTGGACGATATGAACCGGGGTAATTATGTTCCGGAAAGAAAAACCCTCTCTGTTCATGCTGGAAGAGCCATATTGAGATCTTTGGAAAAAATAGCAGAAGATCCAACAAATTTACTATTGATCATTGAAGTTAACCGACTATTCA